A single region of the Xenopus laevis strain J_2021 chromosome 4L, Xenopus_laevis_v10.1, whole genome shotgun sequence genome encodes:
- the angptl1.L gene encoding angiopoietin-related protein 1, whose amino-acid sequence MDTTLWNLGLMLFLVVPTGLCSNSDTKSRRQTLTRIARSTDEVDDGKRCGYTFLVPQQKVTGPICVLTKGSGPNKELVTRMDLENVKDVLAKQRRDMEMLQVVVAVDGNIVNEVKLLRKESRNMNSRVTQLYMQLLHEIIRKRDNALEVSQLETKILNVTSEMLRAATRYKELELKYASLVDVVNNQSSVIALLEEQCMKVFSRRDSPGSPPLVQVVPQHYPQIHQYTPGLGGGNEIQRDTGYPRVRDSRQPPQAPTSSPFRIPPVTIIDEGPFRDCQHAKESGFSSSGIYLIKPDNANSPMQLWCENSLDPGGWAVIQRRTDGSANFFRNWETYKKGFGNIDAEYWLGLENIYQLTNQDNYRLLIELEDWSNKKVYAEYSSFRLEPESEFYKLRLGTYQGNAGDSMVWHNGKQFTTLDRDKDMYSGNCAHFHKGGWWYNACAHANLNGVWYRGGHYRSKHQDGIYWAEYRGGSYSLKAVQMLIRPID is encoded by the exons ATGGACACGACACTTTGGAACCTTGGACTGATGCTTTTTTTAGTGGTACCCACAGGCCTCTGTTCAAATAGTGATACCAAAAGTAGAAGACAGACATTAACTAGGATTGCTCGTTCTACTGATGAAGTAGATGATGGAAAACGGTGCGGTTATACCTTCTTGGTGCCTCAACAGAAAGTCACGGGACCCATATGTGTCCTTACAAAAGGATCTGGCCCAAATAAGGAGTTGGTGACTAGGATGGATTTAGAGAATGTAAAAGATGTTTTGGCTAAACAGAGGCGGGACATGGAAATGCTTCAAGTGGTTGTGGCCGTTGATGGGAATATAGTAAATGAAGTGAAGCTGCTAAGAAAGGAGAGTCGCAACATGAACTCCCGCGTGACACAACTTTATATGCAGCTCTTGCATGAAATTATCCGCAAAAGAGACAATGCTCTTGAAGTTTCTCAGCTGGAGACAAAGATCCTTAATGTAACATCAGAAATGCTCCGAGCAGCTACTCGTTACAAAGAGCTGGAACTGAAATATGCATCATTGGTAGATGTTGTTAATAATCAGTCATCTGTTATTGCACTGCTGGAAGAACAATGCATGAAAGTTTTCTCCAGGAGGGACAGCCCAGGCTCACCACCTTTAGTGCAAGTTGTTCCCCAGCACTACCCCCAGATCCACCAGTACACACCTGGGCTTGGGGGTGGTAATGAAATTCAGAGGGACACTGGATACCCAAGAGTCAGAGACAGCAGACAGCCACCACAAGCCCCGACAAGCAGCCCATTCAGGATCCCTCCAGTAACAATCATTGATGAAG GCCCATTTAGAGACTGCCAGCATGCCAAAGAATCAGGATTTTCCAGCAGTGGAATTTATTTGATAAAACCAGACAATGCCAACAGTCCTATGCAGCTTTGGTGTGAGAACAGTTTGGATCCAGGTGGATGGGCAGTCATACAGAGAAGAACTGATGGATCAGCAAACTTTTTTAGGAACTGGGAAACATATAAG AAAGGTTTTGGGAACATTGATGCAGAGTACTGGCTGGGACTGGAGAACATCTACCAGTTGACTAACCAAGACAATTACAGGCTTCTGATAGAGCTGGAAGACTGGAGCAATAAGAAAGTGTATGCAGAATACAGTAGTTTCCGACTGGAGCCAGAGAGTGAATTCTACAAACTTCGTCTGGGAACATATCAGGGCAATGCAGGAGACTCCATGGTCTGGCACAATGGCAAGCAGTTCACCACTTTGGACAGGGACAAAGACATGTACTCAG GTAACTGTGCTCATTTTCATAAAGGAGGATGGTGGTACAACGCTTGCGCCCATGCCAATCTCAATGGAGTGTGGTACAGAGGAGGGCATTATCGTAGCAAACATCAAGATGGCATTTACTGGGCCGAGTACAGAGGAGGATCCTATTCCCTCAAAGCAGTCCAGATGCTGATCCGGCCCATTGACTGA